A region from the Variovorax paradoxus genome encodes:
- a CDS encoding MFS transporter, which yields MNETLLRRHALWLVLLAAAGAFALTMGVRQTMGLFLSALNTSTALGIGSISLAFAFGQLWWGLTQPFAGAVADRIGTGRVVFLGVLLVAVGTLITPLMTSTAGLIFAIGVLAAGGAGMAGPSVLMAATTRLVPAEKRGLATGMVNAGGSFGQFAMAPIAVGLTAAVGWAGAMQWLGVLVLLALPAAWVLKGNSNAMAAASAAASGMKPLSARQAIGQALATPSYRYLSLGFLVCGFHVAFLATHLPGVVAACGLPAEVGGWALAMIGLFNIVGSLAMGWAVGRWRMKSLLSLLYATRGIAVLVFLLAPKTTVVMLVFAAVMGVTFLSTVPPTAGLVAKMFGPVNMAMLFGIVMLAHQVGGFLGAYLGGYVFQATGNYDIVWYIDIALAAGAALVHLPIREARLARAKLVVA from the coding sequence ATGAATGAAACCCTTCTGCGGCGCCATGCGCTCTGGCTCGTGCTGCTGGCGGCCGCGGGCGCCTTCGCACTCACGATGGGGGTGCGCCAGACGATGGGCCTGTTCCTCTCGGCACTCAACACCTCGACCGCGCTCGGCATCGGCAGCATCAGCCTGGCGTTCGCATTCGGGCAGCTCTGGTGGGGCCTCACGCAGCCCTTCGCGGGCGCCGTGGCCGACCGCATCGGCACCGGCCGCGTGGTGTTCCTGGGCGTGCTGCTGGTCGCCGTCGGCACCCTGATCACGCCGCTGATGACGAGCACGGCCGGCCTGATCTTCGCGATCGGCGTGCTCGCGGCCGGCGGTGCCGGCATGGCAGGCCCTTCGGTGCTGATGGCCGCGACCACGCGGCTGGTGCCGGCCGAAAAGCGCGGCCTGGCCACCGGCATGGTCAACGCCGGCGGCTCCTTCGGACAGTTCGCGATGGCGCCGATCGCCGTCGGCCTGACGGCAGCCGTGGGCTGGGCCGGTGCCATGCAGTGGCTCGGCGTGCTGGTGCTGCTGGCGCTGCCGGCCGCATGGGTGCTCAAGGGCAATTCGAACGCGATGGCCGCGGCCTCGGCGGCCGCATCGGGCATGAAGCCGCTGAGTGCGCGCCAGGCTATCGGCCAGGCGCTCGCGACACCCAGCTACCGCTACCTGAGCCTGGGTTTCCTGGTCTGCGGCTTCCATGTCGCCTTCCTCGCCACGCACCTGCCCGGCGTCGTCGCGGCCTGCGGACTGCCGGCCGAGGTCGGTGGCTGGGCGCTCGCGATGATCGGGCTGTTCAACATCGTCGGCAGCCTTGCCATGGGCTGGGCGGTGGGACGCTGGCGCATGAAGTCGCTGCTGTCGCTGCTCTATGCCACGCGCGGCATTGCCGTGCTGGTATTCCTGCTGGCGCCGAAGACGACCGTGGTCATGCTGGTGTTCGCCGCCGTGATGGGCGTGACCTTCCTGTCGACCGTGCCGCCGACCGCCGGCCTCGTCGCCAAGATGTTCGGGCCGGTCAACATGGCGATGCTGTTCGGCATCGTGATGCTGGCGCACCAGGTCGGCGGCTTCCTGGGCGCGTACCTGGGCGGCTACGTCTTCCAGGCCACGGGCAACTACGACATCGTCTGGTACATCGACATCGCGCTCGCCGCGGGCGCGGCGCTGGTGCACCTGCCGATCCGCGAAGCGCGGCTGGCGCGTGCGAAGCTGGTGGTGGCATGA
- the gloA gene encoding lactoylglutathione lyase, protein MRLLHTMLRVGNLQRSIDFYTQVLGMNLLRTSENPEYKYSLAFVGYGGGNPDQAEIELTYNWGTENYELGTAYGHIALGVPDAYAACEKIKAAGGNVTREAGPVKGGTTVIAFVTDPDGYKIELIQDKSKASGDGRPATADALRAS, encoded by the coding sequence ATGCGACTCCTCCACACCATGCTGCGCGTCGGCAACCTCCAGCGTTCGATCGACTTCTACACCCAGGTGCTTGGCATGAACCTGCTGCGCACTTCGGAAAACCCCGAGTACAAATACAGCCTCGCCTTCGTCGGCTACGGCGGCGGCAACCCCGACCAGGCCGAGATCGAGCTCACCTACAACTGGGGCACCGAAAACTACGAACTCGGCACCGCCTACGGCCACATCGCGCTGGGCGTGCCCGACGCCTACGCGGCCTGCGAAAAGATCAAGGCCGCCGGCGGCAACGTCACGCGCGAAGCCGGCCCCGTGAAAGGCGGCACCACGGTGATCGCCTTCGTGACCGATCCGGATGGCTACAAGATCGAGCTCATACAAGACAAATCGAAGGCTTCCGGCGACGGCCGCCCGGCCACGGCGGACGCCCTGCGCGCATCCTGA
- a CDS encoding glutathione S-transferase family protein: MSNKPLTLVSHLLCPYVQRAAIALAEKNVPFERVVIDLANKPDWFVAISPLGKVPLLRLQRPDGSEAVLFESNVICEYLEETQPGPRLHPEDPLTRAEHRAWMEFGSAVLGDLWGYETTRDAEVFEQKRLALAAKFERVEAALGAGPYFAGKDFSLVDAVFAPIFRYFEVFDEISNSHIFDALPKVNAWRRALAARPSVRSAVVPEYAQHLREFLRKHESHLLALA, from the coding sequence ATGTCCAACAAGCCCCTCACTCTCGTCAGCCACCTGCTGTGCCCCTACGTGCAGCGCGCCGCCATCGCCCTGGCCGAAAAGAACGTGCCCTTCGAGCGCGTGGTGATCGATCTTGCGAACAAGCCGGACTGGTTCGTCGCGATCTCGCCGCTGGGCAAGGTGCCGCTGCTGCGGCTTCAGCGCCCCGATGGCAGCGAGGCGGTGCTGTTCGAGAGCAATGTGATCTGCGAATACCTCGAAGAGACCCAGCCCGGACCGCGCCTGCATCCCGAAGACCCGCTCACCCGCGCCGAGCATCGCGCGTGGATGGAGTTCGGCTCGGCGGTCCTGGGCGACCTGTGGGGCTACGAAACCACGCGCGATGCCGAAGTGTTCGAGCAGAAGCGCCTGGCGCTTGCCGCCAAATTCGAGCGCGTCGAAGCCGCGCTCGGCGCGGGCCCCTACTTCGCTGGCAAGGACTTCAGCCTGGTCGATGCGGTGTTCGCGCCGATCTTTCGCTACTTCGAGGTGTTCGACGAAATCAGCAATTCGCACATCTTCGATGCCTTGCCCAAGGTGAATGCATGGCGCCGCGCGTTGGCGGCGCGGCCGAGCGTGCGCAGCGCGGTGGTGCCGGAGTATGCGCAGCACCTGCGCGAATTCCTGCGCAAGCACGAGTCGCACTTGCTCGCGCTCGCCTAG
- the eda gene encoding bifunctional 4-hydroxy-2-oxoglutarate aldolase/2-dehydro-3-deoxy-phosphogluconate aldolase produces the protein MTDKLTALEVMRDAPVIPVIVLHDVKHAIPLARALVAGGIRMLEVTLRTPQALECIEAIARDVPDAVAGAGTIRSAADAQASALAGAKFGVSPGYTRAVGKACHDLGLPLLPGVATGSEIMTAQEDGYTQLKFFPALQAGGIPMLKAWQGPFGDVTFCPTGGIHADNAAEFLALSNVACVGGSWIVPADAIRNGDWARIEQLARAASQLSR, from the coding sequence ATGACAGACAAACTCACCGCACTCGAGGTCATGCGCGACGCACCGGTCATTCCGGTGATCGTGCTGCACGACGTCAAACATGCCATTCCACTGGCGCGCGCGCTGGTGGCTGGCGGCATCCGCATGCTTGAGGTCACGTTGCGCACGCCGCAGGCGCTCGAATGCATCGAGGCCATTGCCCGGGACGTGCCCGATGCCGTGGCCGGCGCGGGCACCATCCGCAGCGCGGCCGACGCACAGGCCTCGGCGCTGGCGGGCGCGAAGTTCGGCGTGAGCCCGGGCTATACGCGCGCCGTGGGCAAGGCCTGCCACGACCTCGGCCTGCCGCTCTTGCCCGGGGTTGCCACCGGCAGCGAGATCATGACCGCGCAGGAAGACGGATACACCCAACTCAAGTTCTTTCCCGCGCTGCAGGCGGGCGGCATCCCGATGCTGAAGGCGTGGCAGGGCCCGTTCGGCGACGTGACCTTCTGCCCGACGGGCGGCATCCATGCGGACAACGCGGCCGAGTTTCTCGCGCTCTCGAATGTGGCGTGCGTGGGCGGTTCGTGGATCGTGCCGGCCGACGCCATCCGCAACGGCGACTGGGCGCGCATCGAACAGCTCGCACGCGCGGCGAGCCAACTCTCACGCTGA
- a CDS encoding MarR family winged helix-turn-helix transcriptional regulator, which produces MNTALKPRLKPQLKPQGCTNFRLRRLSRLASRLYDVHVAPSGLKTTQYSLLSHVLHLGPLRPVDLARGMNVDASTLTRNLKPMLAAGFLVQTEGPDARSRMLAITDAGREKRAEAQRLWHGAQLALNDILGTERVLALHALLDESLELLQRAGLGDGQPEDATGAGNE; this is translated from the coding sequence ATGAACACCGCTCTGAAGCCCCGGCTGAAGCCTCAGTTGAAGCCCCAAGGATGTACCAATTTCCGCCTGCGCCGGCTCTCCAGGCTGGCGTCGCGCCTCTATGACGTGCACGTTGCGCCCAGCGGGCTCAAGACCACGCAGTATTCGCTGCTCTCGCACGTGCTGCATCTCGGGCCGCTGCGTCCGGTCGACCTGGCGCGCGGGATGAACGTCGACGCCTCCACGCTCACGCGCAACCTCAAGCCGATGCTGGCGGCGGGCTTCCTGGTGCAGACGGAGGGGCCCGACGCGCGCAGCCGCATGCTGGCGATCACCGACGCAGGCCGCGAGAAGCGAGCCGAGGCGCAGCGCCTGTGGCACGGCGCGCAGCTGGCGCTCAACGACATCCTCGGCACGGAACGCGTGCTGGCGCTGCATGCCCTGCTCGACGAGAGCCTGGAACTGCTGCAACGCGCGGGGCTGGGCGATGGACAGCCGGAAGACGCAACGGGAGCCGGCAATGAATGA
- a CDS encoding ABC transporter ATP-binding protein, translated as MSSPLSIESIHLAYETPRGLHAVVNDFSLSLRAGEIACLFGPSGCGKTTVLRAIAGFEPLRAGTIQLGEVLLSSTRVHLAPEQRRVGMMFQEYALFPHLSAGQNVAFGLRRSSRAQQQARVAEMLALVGLADAGERFPHELSGGQQQRIALARALAPSPALLLLDEPFSNLDGGTRERLTAQVRGILQRAGQTAILVTHNEAEAHAMADRIGVMHAGRITHWLDTGK; from the coding sequence ATGAGTTCCCCTCTTTCCATCGAATCGATCCACCTCGCCTACGAAACGCCGCGCGGCCTGCATGCCGTGGTCAACGACTTCTCGCTTTCGCTGCGGGCGGGCGAGATCGCGTGCCTGTTCGGCCCCTCGGGCTGCGGCAAGACCACGGTGCTGCGGGCGATTGCGGGCTTCGAGCCGCTGCGCGCGGGCACCATCCAGCTCGGCGAGGTGCTGCTCTCCTCGACCCGGGTGCACCTGGCGCCCGAGCAGCGCCGCGTGGGCATGATGTTCCAGGAGTACGCGCTGTTTCCCCATCTGTCGGCAGGCCAGAACGTGGCCTTCGGCCTGCGCCGCTCGAGCCGTGCGCAGCAACAGGCGCGCGTGGCCGAGATGCTGGCGCTCGTGGGCCTGGCCGATGCCGGCGAGCGTTTTCCGCATGAACTCTCCGGCGGCCAGCAGCAGCGCATTGCGCTCGCGCGCGCGCTGGCGCCTTCACCCGCGCTGCTGCTGCTCGACGAGCCGTTTTCGAACCTCGACGGCGGCACGCGCGAACGCCTCACGGCGCAGGTGCGCGGCATCCTCCAGCGCGCCGGGCAAACCGCGATCCTGGTCACCCACAACGAGGCCGAGGCCCATGCCATGGCCGACCGGATCGGCGTGATGCATGCGGGCCGCATCACGCATTGGCTGGACACCGGCAAATAG
- a CDS encoding ABC transporter permease → MSFGGLQAAGPVWRCASFVVAIGVLAPVLMLAWLAFGSGIAHWGPLFAHVLPQAALNTALLLAGVGALVLVIGTGCAWLVTACDFPGRRVLNWALLLPLAMPTYIVAFAYLDLLHPIGPVQGAIRWALGFDSPRQFRLPDLRSMPGAIFVLGFVLYPYVYMTARAMFMTQPAHLMEAARTLGESRRGAFFRVALPLARPALAVGLSLALLETLNDIGASEFLGVNTLTVAVYTTWITRSDLAGAAQIACAMLFVVVALVWLERNGRRHQRFGSAQRMRAMQPRRLHGSTAWLATATAALPVLIGFVAPALYLVWESAKRLRQGGGVSQGLLASLGNTITLAAGVTVAAVAAGLVVAWATRSQGSRPNRARWQARAATLGYALPGTVLAIGLLTPALAFDAALAGMLGLQGLPLMGAGIVLVAACAIRFLAMPVGGIEAGLARIPPAIEQASRLLGETSGGTLRRVHLPLLQPAIATGALLVFVDAMKELPATLLLRPANFDTLATWLYAEAARGTYEEGAIAALAIVAAGLLPVVLLARNQLGTPAAETQ, encoded by the coding sequence ATGAGTTTCGGCGGCCTGCAGGCCGCGGGCCCGGTCTGGCGCTGTGCCTCTTTCGTCGTCGCCATTGGCGTGCTCGCGCCGGTGCTCATGCTCGCCTGGCTCGCCTTCGGCTCCGGCATCGCGCACTGGGGGCCGCTGTTCGCCCACGTGCTGCCGCAGGCCGCGCTCAACACGGCCCTGCTGCTCGCGGGCGTGGGCGCGCTGGTGCTGGTGATCGGCACCGGCTGCGCATGGCTCGTGACGGCCTGCGATTTTCCGGGGCGCCGCGTGCTGAACTGGGCGCTGCTGCTGCCGCTCGCGATGCCGACTTACATCGTCGCCTTTGCCTACCTGGACCTGCTGCATCCGATCGGCCCGGTGCAAGGCGCGATCCGCTGGGCGCTGGGCTTCGACAGTCCGCGCCAGTTCCGCCTGCCTGACCTGCGCTCGATGCCGGGCGCGATCTTCGTGCTGGGCTTCGTGCTCTACCCCTATGTCTACATGACCGCGCGCGCCATGTTCATGACGCAGCCCGCGCATCTGATGGAAGCGGCGCGCACGCTGGGCGAAAGCCGGCGCGGCGCCTTCTTTCGCGTGGCGCTGCCGCTGGCGCGGCCGGCGCTCGCGGTGGGCCTGAGCCTGGCGCTGCTCGAAACGCTCAACGACATCGGCGCCTCCGAATTCCTGGGCGTGAACACGCTCACGGTGGCGGTCTACACCACGTGGATCACGCGCTCCGACCTGGCCGGCGCGGCGCAGATCGCCTGCGCCATGCTGTTCGTGGTGGTGGCGCTGGTCTGGCTCGAACGCAACGGGCGCCGGCACCAGCGCTTCGGCTCGGCGCAGCGCATGCGCGCGATGCAGCCGCGGCGCCTGCACGGCAGCACCGCCTGGCTCGCCACTGCCACCGCGGCGCTGCCGGTGCTGATCGGCTTCGTGGCCCCCGCCCTCTACCTGGTCTGGGAAAGCGCCAAGCGGCTGCGCCAGGGCGGTGGCGTGTCGCAAGGTTTGCTGGCGAGCCTCGGCAACACGATCACGCTGGCCGCCGGCGTCACCGTGGCGGCCGTGGCCGCGGGACTGGTGGTGGCGTGGGCCACGCGCAGCCAGGGATCGCGCCCCAACCGCGCAAGGTGGCAGGCGCGCGCAGCCACGCTGGGCTATGCGCTGCCGGGCACGGTGCTCGCCATCGGCCTGCTCACGCCGGCGCTTGCGTTCGACGCCGCGCTTGCCGGCATGCTCGGCCTGCAGGGCTTGCCGCTCATGGGCGCGGGCATCGTGCTGGTGGCGGCCTGCGCGATCCGTTTTCTCGCCATGCCGGTCGGCGGCATCGAAGCCGGGCTCGCGCGCATTCCGCCCGCCATCGAGCAGGCTTCGCGGCTGCTGGGCGAGACCAGCGGCGGCACGCTCAGGCGCGTGCACCTGCCGCTTCTGCAGCCCGCCATTGCCACGGGTGCGCTGCTGGTCTTCGTCGATGCAATGAAGGAACTGCCGGCCACGTTGCTCTTGCGGCCGGCCAATTTCGACACGCTGGCCACCTGGCTCTATGCCGAGGCCGCTCGCGGCACGTATGAAGAAGGCGCGATTGCCGCGCTCGCCATCGTGGCGGCCGGCCTGCTGCCGGTGGTGCTGCTCGCGCGCAACCAACTGGGCACGCCAGCTGCAGAGACACAATGA
- a CDS encoding PaaI family thioesterase, with product MTESHAIDAWIAQEAEVVERLNAGPGPGLARPEQIAGKTGLQMMQAMLNGDIPFAAIAKTLDFTLLSVSPGVAVFQGTPLAQHLNPLGTIHGGWVATLLDSALGCSVHAMLPAGRAYTTAELSVNYVKGLTPKVQRVRAEGKVIHCGRQLATAEARLFGPDGTLYAHATTTCLVFEIPSSR from the coding sequence ATGACCGAGTCCCATGCCATCGACGCCTGGATCGCCCAGGAGGCCGAGGTCGTCGAACGGCTGAACGCGGGGCCAGGCCCTGGCCTGGCCCGCCCAGAGCAGATCGCCGGCAAGACCGGGCTCCAAATGATGCAGGCCATGCTGAACGGCGACATCCCTTTTGCGGCCATCGCGAAGACGCTCGACTTCACGCTGCTTTCGGTGAGCCCCGGCGTGGCCGTGTTCCAGGGCACGCCCCTTGCGCAGCACCTGAACCCGCTGGGCACCATCCACGGCGGCTGGGTTGCCACCCTGCTCGATTCCGCGCTGGGCTGCTCGGTCCACGCCATGCTGCCGGCCGGGCGCGCCTACACGACCGCCGAGCTGAGCGTGAACTATGTGAAGGGCCTCACGCCCAAGGTGCAGCGCGTGCGTGCCGAGGGCAAGGTGATCCACTGCGGCCGGCAGCTCGCCACCGCTGAGGCGCGGCTGTTCGGACCCGACGGCACGTTGTACGCGCATGCCACCACGACCTGCCTGGTGTTCGAGATTCCCTCGTCACGCTGA
- a CDS encoding Fe(3+) ABC transporter substrate-binding protein, which translates to MTERSGAQARAARALIGVTAAWLAAAALPAHAANDELTLYTTREAALIQPLISAFSAQSNIKVNTVFVKDGLLERVKAEGARSPADVLMTVDIGNLMDLVDGGVTQPVKSAALESAVPANLRGADGQWFALSLRARVLYADRNQPLTSFRYEDLANPKWKGKVCIRAGQHPYNTALIAAMIAHDGEAKAEQWLRGVKANLARKATGGDRDVARDILGGICDIGLANSYYVGQMKSSKEGTDARKWGDAIKVVRPTFASGKSGGTHVNISGAAVAKNAPQRTNAVKLLEFLVSEPAQALYAQANYEYPVRKGVALDPIIGETIGELKVDPLPLTEIAKYRKQASALVDKVGFDM; encoded by the coding sequence ATGACCGAACGCTCTGGCGCTCAAGCCCGCGCCGCCCGCGCACTGATCGGCGTCACCGCCGCCTGGCTGGCCGCCGCCGCCCTGCCCGCCCACGCCGCCAACGACGAACTCACGCTCTACACCACGCGCGAAGCCGCGTTGATCCAGCCGCTGATCTCGGCGTTCAGTGCGCAGAGCAATATCAAGGTGAACACGGTGTTCGTGAAGGACGGCCTGCTCGAGCGCGTCAAGGCCGAGGGCGCGCGCTCGCCGGCCGACGTGCTGATGACGGTGGACATCGGCAACCTGATGGACCTGGTCGACGGCGGTGTGACGCAGCCGGTGAAATCGGCCGCGCTCGAATCGGCCGTGCCCGCCAACCTGCGCGGTGCCGACGGCCAGTGGTTCGCGCTCTCGCTGCGCGCGCGCGTGCTCTATGCCGACAGGAACCAGCCGCTCACCAGCTTCCGCTATGAAGACCTGGCCAACCCGAAGTGGAAAGGCAAGGTCTGCATCCGCGCGGGCCAGCATCCCTACAACACGGCATTGATCGCAGCCATGATCGCGCACGACGGCGAGGCCAAGGCCGAGCAATGGCTGCGCGGCGTCAAGGCCAACCTGGCCCGCAAGGCCACGGGCGGCGACCGCGACGTGGCGCGCGACATCCTGGGCGGCATCTGCGACATCGGCCTGGCCAACTCCTACTACGTCGGCCAGATGAAGAGTTCCAAGGAAGGCACCGACGCGCGCAAGTGGGGCGACGCCATCAAGGTGGTGCGCCCGACCTTTGCCAGCGGCAAGAGCGGCGGCACGCACGTCAACATCAGCGGTGCGGCCGTGGCCAAAAATGCGCCGCAGCGCACCAACGCGGTCAAGCTGCTCGAATTCCTGGTGTCGGAGCCGGCGCAGGCGCTCTACGCGCAGGCCAACTACGAATATCCGGTGCGCAAGGGCGTGGCGCTCGATCCGATCATCGGGGAAACCATCGGCGAGCTGAAGGTCGATCCGCTGCCGCTCACCGAGATCGCCAAGTACCGCAAGCAGGCCAGTGCGCTGGTCGACAAGGTCGGCTTCGACATGTGA
- a CDS encoding acyltransferase family protein, whose product MKSQSIAVDQPQYVESIQAGRGIAALLVVIHHAAQKAHALSGGAIPLFDFGIIGVDIFFMISGFIIYFVTANKTMTHVEFMEKRIVRVFPLYWGLSLLALLVFIFAPKLINSNAQLPTDIAASFFLWPTSAPYLVNNGWTLTYEIIFYGLWALVALPSAKPKNAYLACLVLAAASFTGLLSGIDYKVMNFSLFLEFAFGVAIGVAFKKGLIRRSTPASIVLMIAGAFLAHLAISEGLGNSELRGFALAIPAAMIFFGLISLGSFWARLRVILAIGDSSYSLYLFHPFILVAIPLTVKLLGFGSVLQILAISVAICIASIWASHMVYRFVEFPLTQMMRGMIKSAKSFNAARAR is encoded by the coding sequence GTGAAATCCCAATCCATTGCGGTCGATCAGCCACAGTACGTCGAATCCATTCAGGCAGGCAGAGGCATTGCCGCGCTTCTGGTCGTGATTCACCATGCAGCGCAGAAAGCGCATGCGCTTTCTGGCGGCGCCATTCCGCTGTTCGATTTCGGGATCATCGGCGTCGACATATTCTTCATGATCAGCGGCTTCATCATCTACTTTGTCACGGCCAACAAGACCATGACCCATGTGGAATTCATGGAGAAGCGGATCGTCCGGGTGTTTCCCCTGTATTGGGGACTGTCTTTGCTGGCGCTGCTGGTCTTCATCTTTGCGCCGAAGCTGATCAACAGCAATGCCCAGTTGCCCACCGACATTGCCGCGTCGTTCTTTTTGTGGCCCACATCCGCCCCGTACCTGGTCAACAACGGATGGACGCTCACCTACGAGATCATTTTCTACGGCTTGTGGGCCTTGGTCGCACTGCCGAGCGCAAAGCCGAAGAATGCCTACCTCGCATGCCTGGTATTGGCCGCCGCATCGTTCACTGGATTGCTTTCCGGCATCGACTACAAGGTAATGAATTTTTCATTGTTTTTGGAGTTTGCATTCGGAGTGGCAATTGGCGTGGCGTTCAAGAAAGGGCTGATCCGGCGGAGCACGCCGGCATCCATCGTCTTGATGATCGCCGGGGCCTTTCTTGCGCACCTGGCAATTTCCGAAGGCCTTGGAAACAGCGAACTCAGAGGGTTTGCACTGGCGATTCCCGCCGCAATGATCTTCTTCGGGCTGATATCGCTTGGATCGTTCTGGGCCAGGCTGCGCGTGATACTGGCCATTGGGGACAGCTCGTATTCGCTGTACCTGTTTCACCCATTCATCCTGGTTGCGATTCCGCTCACGGTCAAACTGCTCGGCTTCGGCTCGGTGCTTCAGATCCTTGCCATTTCCGTTGCGATCTGTATCGCGTCGATCTGGGCTTCGCACATGGTCTACAGGTTCGTGGAATTCCCGCTCACGCAGATGATGCGCGGGATGATCAAGTCCGCGAAATCCTTCAACGCGGCAAGGGCAAGGTGA
- a CDS encoding haloacid dehalogenase type II, whose translation MRADFDASDLKVIAFDVFGTVVDWHSGIAAEAERALPGVDGAAFALAWRAGYQPAMKSVMERIAAGEGGFTLLDELHLSMLEQVLHDFSLADRLDTAAKRDLSRAWHRLPAWPDAVEGLTRLKKKFTICTLSNGNIGLLTEMAKRAGLPWDCVLSAEVFKAYKPDPRTYLGVAGVFDATPGQVMLAAAHHDDLAAARVCGLKTAYIERPHEFGRAKPKDVSPHPDNSLHARDIRQLADLLGC comes from the coding sequence ATGCGCGCGGATTTCGACGCCAGTGACCTGAAGGTCATTGCCTTCGACGTTTTCGGCACCGTGGTCGATTGGCACAGCGGCATCGCCGCCGAGGCCGAGCGGGCATTGCCAGGCGTCGACGGCGCCGCCTTTGCGCTCGCCTGGCGTGCGGGCTACCAGCCCGCCATGAAATCCGTGATGGAGCGCATCGCGGCGGGCGAGGGCGGCTTCACGCTGCTTGATGAGCTGCACCTGAGCATGCTCGAACAGGTGCTGCACGACTTCAGCCTGGCCGACCGGCTCGATACCGCCGCCAAGCGCGACCTGAGCCGGGCCTGGCACCGCCTGCCCGCCTGGCCCGATGCGGTGGAGGGGCTCACGCGCCTCAAGAAGAAATTCACCATCTGCACGCTCTCCAACGGCAACATTGGCCTCTTGACCGAAATGGCCAAGCGCGCCGGCCTGCCCTGGGACTGCGTGCTGTCGGCCGAAGTGTTCAAGGCCTACAAGCCCGATCCGCGCACCTATCTGGGCGTGGCGGGCGTGTTCGACGCAACGCCGGGGCAGGTGATGCTGGCCGCCGCACACCACGACGACCTGGCCGCCGCGCGCGTGTGCGGCCTGAAAACTGCCTACATCGAGCGTCCGCACGAGTTCGGCCGCGCCAAGCCGAAGGACGTTTCGCCGCATCCGGACAACAGCCTGCACGCGCGCGACATCAGGCAACTGGCCGATCTGCTGGGCTGCTGA